Part of the Hemiscyllium ocellatum isolate sHemOce1 chromosome 9, sHemOce1.pat.X.cur, whole genome shotgun sequence genome, TCCACTTCCCTTTGAGTCTCATCACTCTTATTTCCCACTAACATAATAGGGATGTTCTGAATGTTCCCTTTGATTTGACAGATCTGCTCATAGATGGGCTGCAATTCCTCCATAGATTGTTTGCTTGTGACAGAGTAAACTAGAATGAAGGCATGCCCTTTGGAAATAGACAGCCTCTGCATTGCAGGAAACTGGTGGCTGCCTGTGGTGTCCGTGATTTGAAGTGTACAAATATTTTTATCACAGCTGATTACCTGCCTGTATGTATCTTCAATTGTTGGAATGTATGTTTCTCTGAAAGTTCCTCTCACAAAGCGCAGGACTAAGGAACTTTTCCCAACTCCTGCTGCTCCAAACACAACAACCCGGTAATCGTTGCTTTGCTCTGGCATTTTTGAAGATTATCTGCAGATTCGTGAATGAACAATAGATCCTTTGCAGTTAAGAATTGTTTTGGAGGTGTGATTTTAGCCCCTTACATTCCCACAGATGTTATGGAGCtgtaaaacaaacaaacaagcaaaCATTTAATTAGCCTCATATCCTATGCATCAGAGACCAATATTTCCACCTCCGTACCAGCACCTGTCTCCAATACTACATTAGCTTAACTGATGGTGCAACATTCCTCGTTACTTTTGTTAATTCCAAATGCTCCAGCATCCCATCTATTATTACCCATATACTTAAGAGTACATTTAAAACTCTGTTGCATGTAATCAGACATTAATTCTAAGTCAAAAATGATACAGTATTCTGACAGAGAAATAAACAATTGGTCAGAGATAGATTGTCAGCCAGACTTCCCACATCCTTTCCCAGTGTGATCCAGTATCAAGGCTTGGAATTTTGTCATATCATCATGAAGGaagggttgggggaaggtagggATTGGGGCAGTGGGGGACTGACTGATGAAAATGAAGTTAACGAGAGACTGTGGCTGTTGGGTGGAAACCTGTGAAAGCAGGCTTGGGTGGGGGAGCTCTGGGGTTGGCTTCTGATTTCTGGTGCTGGTTAAGACAGGAGCGCAACTGGTACAGTTTTGTTAGTGCTCCAGGGCAGCCACTCTTGTCTTGGAACACATGACACCAAACTTTCAGCTTGTGATGCCACTCTATGTCCTGGCCCCTGCTTGTGAAATTATGTTGTAAGCAGCAGCTTAGGGGAGAGAGCTAGAGAGGTCTGCAAGGAGAACTTTAGTCTGTAGAGCTGAAATAGCTGAAAGTATGGCCACAATTACCGTGCAACGAAAGTTGGGGATGCACACAAGGCCCtaattatcaatttagagaggaGGACAACAATGCTTGCCACTCAACAGAACAGGCCTccgtgaaacaaaaacaaatgaccTCAAAATCACTAAACTATCAATTGAGAGTTGTCTGTATCAATGCAGTCCTGTAGTATGCACCATTTAATCAAAAATGTACATTAACCtcattaaatatatttgggaaCATAGTCATTTCAATATCCAATTAAAAGGCATTTTCAGGTAACAAATTGAAACAGATCAAGAGGAAAAACAAATAGTTTTAATCAAGGTATTGACCACAAATCATTGGTACAAGTGCCAGAAAATCCCATAAACTCATGATGAAAATGTATTTATGATAGTCACACAGATCAATTACTCTGATTTCAGCTGATAAAGTCACAGAAGTTGATTCCAAAATACTGGGGTGGATCAGAATCCCGTGCAAAGGAAATGTAATTTCCCATTTTCAATCActctagttatagagtcataaaagtTATGCAGCACCCCAGAAGCTTTGATCTAACTCTTCTTCatggaccagatatcctaaactgatctagtcctatttgccagcattttttggtccatatcccactaaatgcttcctattcatatacccatccagatgccttttaaatgttgtcattgtaccagcctccaccacctcctctggcaactcttccatatgcgcaccaccctctgcatggaaaagttgccccttaagtccctttttaaatcttttccctctcactttaaacctctgacctctggttttggactcccttaccctgtgactttggctattcaccctatccatgcccctcatgattttataaacctccatcagcCTCCAGCTCTTAAATTTAATCTATTCCAATCAACACCCCTgcaggggaaagaaaaaaaaagtcttcctTCAGATTCCACTCAGAACATTTCACACAATAAATTGAGGTGTCAATCTCCAGAAAGGAGACTGGGGAAAATGTGAAACGCATTCCACATACCGGCGGCAAAGGTTCCTAGATTTCCAAGTCAGCCGAATTCACCGAGGCCACTCGCGCAACAGTTGGGATGTCAAAATCGACCCCCGAGCCCTGTCATCAGAGCGGGGTCAAAAACCAGGCAGTGCCCCTGCTCCGCACGACATCTACTGTACATATGGGTGCTGCGTGAATACACAATCACAGTGTTCCAAGTGGCCTCTAGCCATTCGCAGTCTACAATGCCGGGGAAAGTCGAGATACCTGATTGTCTGGTGCCAGGGCAGCCACAACAGCTAAAAGGTAAGGGAGCAACACGGAGCACTTCAGCAATTCCCGGGAAACGAGCAATGCCTGCTAGTTCTGTATGTCTCCGCTCTCCTCacggtggggcagagagagaaactCACCAGAGAAAGGAGATCCCTGGAAATGACTTAAAAGAAGTGACGATGTGTGGGGGAGGTTGGGGGAGAAGATCACTGGAAAGATCTCCGTCTGACGTCAGTTGCAGAATCCTGTCCCGGGGTCGATTCCCTGCCTCCAGCTCTCCACAAACAGCTCTCCAAATTAGCCCCTACAAGACTGGCAGCCTCTTGTCTCCCGCCTTCCACCGTCCCAgtttttctgcttttcccatcctTCAGCTATTTTCTCCCACCCGTCCAGTTATTTTCTTCAACCTTTCCAGTTATTTTCTTCCTGTAGCTTCCAGTTATTTTTgtctttacacacacacatatgtaaatatattatatatataatatatacatATATGTGACGGACAGCTAATATTGTATGCTGCACACATTGCAATTGGTGCAACTAATTGTTTTCGGTGCGTTTCTGATCGTTGAAATAAACAGTCCTGCCTTTGAAATGGCTTTCCAATCTGGAACCCAGGATTTCTAACGGAGATGGGTGCACCGATTAAACTGCTCCAGGCTCCGGAACTACCCATTGGAGATCAAACATCCCCGGAGCCCTGACTGAATTAAACCGACACCCCGCGGGGTGAGCGGACACACACAGCCCCTAGAATTGTATTCATAAATGACAAtacttttacattttaaaaaaaaacaagatacaAGAGAAAATCGCTCACTCGCTGTTTACCCACCTCCAATAAGACAGACACTCCCAGAGCAAAGCGAGCTGGCGATGATAGCTATTTGACGAGTAATGTATATGAACTGAGGCGGTAGAGTTAGAGACAATTTACAATCATCTCGCAATTACGACAATTCGTACAAAAGGAATCTCTTTATAACCGGCCACCGCCTCCACCCGCTCCCCAATTTAAGACATCCTTCCCAGTTGTACATACCTCATGTACGTTCCATGGAGGGTTTTTAACTGTAAATAGAAATTCCTGCGTACACTTAATGCCATATAGAAAGCGAGGTCAGGGAAATTCCATTCCTGTCGGGGGAGAAGAGAATGCATTTGACATAAAGGGAATAAACTCCGGCCGTTCTCCCAAAGGAAGGTAAATAAACAGCAGTCTTACCATGGTTTGATTTATACCCTACTCTCTAGACAAGGTTTCTTTACGCGACACATGACAGGAAAAGGTGACAGTTTGTATCGATTTTCGAAAATAACAACCccgtttttcattcatttttttgtctatgtggaatagtccattcATGACAATTGAGTGTTAATGGCAGTTTCATGGAAATACATGGAAGCGCCAAGAGAataatagaccattcagcccaaccaatcaGCCTCGGTGTTTATCC contains:
- the LOC132818731 gene encoding GTP-binding protein Di-Ras2-like, producing the protein MPEQSNDYRVVVFGAAGVGKSSLVLRFVRGTFRETYIPTIEDTYRQVISCDKNICTLQITDTTGSHQFPAMQRLSISKGHAFILVYSVTSKQSMEELQPIYEQICQIKGNIQNIPIMLVGNKSDETQREVETTEGEALATKWMCSFMETSAKLNYNVQELFQELLNLEKRRAVSLQVDGKKSKQQKRKDKLKGKCSLM